The following proteins are encoded in a genomic region of Takifugu rubripes chromosome 21, fTakRub1.2, whole genome shotgun sequence:
- the LOC105418076 gene encoding arrestin domain-containing protein 3-like isoform X1, whose product MPSVQSFTIACEALNEHGTFSEGDVLRGKVTLALIKQISAESMFVKVTGDASVHWTKRVNDRTYTYSADHRYFKLKQPLIPEWAKDVIPPGTHVYDFVFNLPSCGMPSSFRGSHGKIVYKLTATLARSWRLDRTVEQELNFNSRSIPNLLTFLLQQICTTNKEMGFFSKGNVQMDVILDRRVFAPGETIAVVAKINNSSSSEMTPKFKLKCDIVYRAQGNTNHESSTIAIVSDQCVTPRTQKTVNCALQVPRDLGLSIQNCNLISVEYRLKAYLDISFASDPKVVFPLLICPHSMIHGGAARPHSASAAGGPSNSDFPPPAAAARPYPAGATGGTLNASVPPPFLAMGPYPYSAAPPPQYPAQPAFVRGSSPYPHLASPYGSQFSSSSVLHPPPAAAAPHPPPSAPEIPPMNTYPTPPPYNATQPSAPLMNTDFLSQQDEPPPSYSLLFPESSAGQSNSKQ is encoded by the exons ATGCCTTCCGTGCAAAGTTTCACGATAGCCTGCGAGGCGCTGAACGAGCACGGGACTTTCTCGGAGGGAGATGTTCTGAGGGGCAAAGTGACGCTGGCCTTAATTAAGCAGATCAGTGCCGAAAGCATGTTTGTTAAAGTGACCGGAGACGCGAGTGTGCATTGGACGAAGAGGGTCAACGATCGCACGTACACGTATTCTGCAGATCACAGATATTTCAAACTAAAGCAGCCTTTAATTCCAGAGTGGGCGAAGG ATGTTATTCCTCCAGGTACCCATGTGTATGATTTCGTCTTTAACTTACCATCATG TGGGATGCCTTCATCATTCAGAGGGAGTCACGGGAAGATCGTCTACAAGCTGACGGCAACCCTGGCCAGGAGTTGGAGGCTGGACAGAACTGTAGAACAGGAGCTTAATTTTAACTCCCGGTCCATCCCAAATCTTCTGACTTTCCTG TTACAGCAAATATGCACCACAAACAAGGAAATGGGCTTTTTCTCCAAAGGAAACGTGCAGATGGACGTCATCCTCGACAGGAGAGTTTTTGCCCCGG GTGAAACTATTGCGGTTGTTGCTAAAATCAACAATTCCTCTTCCAGTGAAATGACGCCCAAATTCAAGCTAAAGTGTGACATTGTGTATCGCGCCCAAGGCAACACAAATCACGAAAGCAGCACCATCGCCATTGTGTCCGACCAGTGCGTGACACCCCGCACACAGAAGACTGTTAACTGTGCACTCCAGGTTCCCAGAGATCTGGGTCTGTCCATCCAGAACTGCAATCTCATCTCAGTGGAATATCGCCTGAAG GCGTACTTGGATATCAGCTTCGCTTCTGATCCAAAGGTCGTCTTCCCTCTGCTCATTTGTCCACACAGCATGATCCACGGCGGCGCCGCCCGGCCCCATTCTGCCAGTGCCGCCGGGGGTCCAAGCAACTctgattttcctcctcctgcagcagcggccAGGCCATATCCGGCTGGAGCTACAGGAGGCACTCTGAACGCCAGTGTTCCTCCTCCGTTCTTGGCTATGGGTCCTTACCCTTATTCGGCAGCACCACCTCCTCAGTACCCTGCTCAACCAGCGTTCGTGCGAGGGAGCAGCCCATACCCACATCTGGCTTCGCCATATGGGAGTCAGTTCTCTTCGTCCTCTGTGCTTCACCCTCCGCCTGCTGCTGCGGCACCACACCCACCCCCTAGTGCCCCGGAGATCCCACCGATGAACACATatcccacccctccaccctatAACGCAACACAACCGTCTGCGCCACTCATGAACACGGACTTCCTGTCCCAGCAGGACGAACCTCCCCCATCTTACTCGCTTCTTTTCCCGGAATCTTCTGCCGGACAAAGTAACAGCAAACAATAG
- the LOC105418076 gene encoding formin-like protein 20 isoform X2, protein MVHGMPSSFRGSHGKIVYKLTATLARSWRLDRTVEQELNFNSRSIPNLLTFLLQQICTTNKEMGFFSKGNVQMDVILDRRVFAPGETIAVVAKINNSSSSEMTPKFKLKCDIVYRAQGNTNHESSTIAIVSDQCVTPRTQKTVNCALQVPRDLGLSIQNCNLISVEYRLKAYLDISFASDPKVVFPLLICPHSMIHGGAARPHSASAAGGPSNSDFPPPAAAARPYPAGATGGTLNASVPPPFLAMGPYPYSAAPPPQYPAQPAFVRGSSPYPHLASPYGSQFSSSSVLHPPPAAAAPHPPPSAPEIPPMNTYPTPPPYNATQPSAPLMNTDFLSQQDEPPPSYSLLFPESSAGQSNSKQ, encoded by the exons ATGGTACA TGGGATGCCTTCATCATTCAGAGGGAGTCACGGGAAGATCGTCTACAAGCTGACGGCAACCCTGGCCAGGAGTTGGAGGCTGGACAGAACTGTAGAACAGGAGCTTAATTTTAACTCCCGGTCCATCCCAAATCTTCTGACTTTCCTG TTACAGCAAATATGCACCACAAACAAGGAAATGGGCTTTTTCTCCAAAGGAAACGTGCAGATGGACGTCATCCTCGACAGGAGAGTTTTTGCCCCGG GTGAAACTATTGCGGTTGTTGCTAAAATCAACAATTCCTCTTCCAGTGAAATGACGCCCAAATTCAAGCTAAAGTGTGACATTGTGTATCGCGCCCAAGGCAACACAAATCACGAAAGCAGCACCATCGCCATTGTGTCCGACCAGTGCGTGACACCCCGCACACAGAAGACTGTTAACTGTGCACTCCAGGTTCCCAGAGATCTGGGTCTGTCCATCCAGAACTGCAATCTCATCTCAGTGGAATATCGCCTGAAG GCGTACTTGGATATCAGCTTCGCTTCTGATCCAAAGGTCGTCTTCCCTCTGCTCATTTGTCCACACAGCATGATCCACGGCGGCGCCGCCCGGCCCCATTCTGCCAGTGCCGCCGGGGGTCCAAGCAACTctgattttcctcctcctgcagcagcggccAGGCCATATCCGGCTGGAGCTACAGGAGGCACTCTGAACGCCAGTGTTCCTCCTCCGTTCTTGGCTATGGGTCCTTACCCTTATTCGGCAGCACCACCTCCTCAGTACCCTGCTCAACCAGCGTTCGTGCGAGGGAGCAGCCCATACCCACATCTGGCTTCGCCATATGGGAGTCAGTTCTCTTCGTCCTCTGTGCTTCACCCTCCGCCTGCTGCTGCGGCACCACACCCACCCCCTAGTGCCCCGGAGATCCCACCGATGAACACATatcccacccctccaccctatAACGCAACACAACCGTCTGCGCCACTCATGAACACGGACTTCCTGTCCCAGCAGGACGAACCTCCCCCATCTTACTCGCTTCTTTTCCCGGAATCTTCTGCCGGACAAAGTAACAGCAAACAATAG